In Triplophysa rosa linkage group LG2, Trosa_1v2, whole genome shotgun sequence, the genomic window AATGCACAGCTAAACATCTTTAGGCTGATGGTAAGATACGTCTTTCTGACCATTTAAACGaatcatatttttaatcattcttAAATGTATTAAAGCCATATGTTTAATtgactaaaatgtacaaaaattatTATTCGGTTGGGTGATCTTGTTCAATGTTTTGGTTGAAATGAACCACTTTATGCtagaagattttttttgcttttatgtaTTTGATTACTGGTTTGTATAGAAATGTATGTTGTGTATGgtttgttaaataaagaaaGTGAGAAATAGGTATATAGATTGTAGTATTCCTTCTGCAGAATCATGTGCTGGTTTTCCCTCTTAATGACATTTTTCTATAAATTTTGTGTTTAAGGATTGgagaaaggtttttttttgcatttatgtaATTTGCCTACAAAGCAGGAAGTGTTTTTCTGCTGACACTTTTTCCTCTCTTTCCTCTGACTTTCTGTCACTGACAGAGCCTTCAACCCATGTAAAACAAGTCtgcaaagttttgttttttccaAACAGCAAAGGTCattgtacatatactgtatagagaCGTTGGTTGTTTTTGTAGGCCCAAATCTCTTTagtgtaaaaatactgtataaatgagGTCTTAAAATCATGAGTAAAAGATCattgtcacattttttttaatgctctAAAGTACTTTTTGTCTCTTCTCTCCTTTGTCTAGGCACAGTGCTGAGAACGTGCATTTGCTAAACGTCCTACCTGCGTGTGTCACCTCGTCCCTAGTCTCTCTGGCTGGGTTTTGTCTCAACTTTTTGCTTTCATTTACCTGTAACAAAGCACCCACCATGTCATAACCATTTGAGGCCGAGCCTGCTCCCACGGTACCTGCTACCCCAGCAGAATCTGAACCAACATCATCCATCTCCACAACTGACACCACAACCGCTGCACCTGTGACTAAGACTTCATTCTGGAAGGATAGAAAAAAAGGTGTCTGTCATCTTCTCTAGTGTATTCTTTGTGTATTCCTTGTATAATGCCGATGAAGTCTACAGCAAACATACAGAAATCTATTTGTAGTGTGAGCTTGTCTTTTTTTCTCCACAGTCCCAGAGAAGACCGATGACTTCCTGCTGGCCAGGTTTCAAGGTGATGGAGTGAGGTATAAAGCCAAGCTTATTGGTGTGGATGATGTCGCAGAAGCAAGAGGAGATCAAATGTGTCAGGATTCCATGATGAAGCTAAAGGTGATGATGCAAAATGgctactttcacttgtgtggttttatttgaACCTTTAGGGGCGGTTTACCGGACAGGGATTAaggctagtcctagactaacattcatgttagagctgtctaaactgaaaacagtttgcactgacatatcttaaaatacatcagtgtcattgttttgtctcaaaatgcacacaagtaatgtttgtttaggcataaggcatgtttgtaaaaactacttaaatgtcctaatttaactaatgtttagtcctggtttaatataatccctgtccgggaaaccgccccgaAGACCTTTACAGTAAATTAAATTTGCTTTGACCTCTTGAACATACACCCCTTATTATTGTGCCGGATGAGATTATTTTTTGAAGCATTTATAAAGATGTATACATATGTAGtttataaatatgtttacaGGGCATGGCAATAGCTGCTCGTTCTCAAGGCAAACACAAGCAAAGAATCTGGGTGAACATCTCTCTAACAGGAATCAAAATTGTGGATGATAAAACTGGGGTGAGTACTAAGTAGTAAATGCTATTTTTGAATGTTTGTTAACACCATTATATTTTGTAACAtggattttcatgtttcaaagtTCATGAACTTTGTATTGACCAAACTTCTCTTGACCCTCAGGTGATTGAGCATGAACATGTTGTGAATAAGATCTCGTTCATAGCTCGTGATGTCACTGATAACCGGGCCTTTGGATACGTGTGTGGAGCAGAGGGCCAGCATCAGTTCTTTGCTATCAAGACAGCTCAACAGGTTAAAGTGACACAAATGCCaaatctttcaaataaaaataatgtgacGTGGTACTAGAGGTTTACTTGAACATTTGAAGAAACTTTTCAATATTTTGCAATGGTGTTTGTTGGCACCGAAAGTTCAATAGTAAGTTCAGTAAATAGTAAAGTTCAATAGTAAAGTTCAAATGTAATTTCAAAATAGTTGTCATGTACTCTGTTGCTTCTAATCCTCCTACAGGCTGAACCTCTGGTCACTGATTTGAAGGATTTGTTtcagctgatctttaacatGCGGAAGAAAGAGCAAGAGGCTGCACAGAAGGTTCTGAAGATAGTTTTTATGCATTCTGGCcatatgttatttaaagtaAAGTATAGTCTTGAGTTACCCTTGCCTTTAAATGCAGGAATGGATTTGGTACTATGCACCACAAAAAATGAAACCCCAACCTTTTGGGGGGTTATTGTGTACTGTCTGTTGAAATTGAGTGTAAAATAAGATATAGGATTACCAAAAAATCAATTTTGTCAAACTTAATGGCAGCTCCCATTATTGATTCATATTATTTTGGCTTTAATTAAtatgcaataaaaaggatttgaTGCCAAATGCTAATCATGTAATTGAACTTGCTTCCTTTTATTGAATTTGGCTTCCAAGCTTGCTATTTTTCCAGAAGTGATCTCATTCTAGAAAAGGTCCTGCATTTTTTATAATGAACTTTTATGTAGTTGGTATCTCTATAGATAATGTCACTGTGGCAAGATGCTAAGTTtattatcattgtttttttttcagggtGAAGCCAATAACCCAGTGATTGAGGTGGGTAGTGCTTTAGtagttgtttaatttttttgtctgtTCCTTAGTTAATTTTCCttaaagttttcatttttggtcaaTAGAATGGTGGTGATGCTTTACTCACTTTGGATGGCAAAGACAATGCTGTAAAGGTAAGCGGACATAACTGTAAAATCATACTGTAGACATGcatatatgcacacacacacacacacacacacacacacacacacacacacacacacacacacacacacacacacacacacacacacacacacacacacacacacacacacaccatctcAATCACTGAACCTTTTTTCAGACTGTGGAACAGATGAACCTGTTTGGAGATATGTCCACCCCACCTGACATTCACTCTCCTACGGTAACCTTGATTATTCAATGAAAccctattaaaaatgtatatgataATATGGATATgataatatttacattatatgctagttttttatttattggacTAACAATTATGCTATTTTTTTGTTGAGCTTTTAGTTCTAAACATGCCACTTGGTCTTCAATTAACATTTAGATAAAGCAACCCTTCAGCCTTTGCTTCTCATTTAAGGGTCTCAAGTaggatgttgttgttgttgctaatGCTGTGTTCATGACACCTCGGAAGtgggatatttcccaccacaaacGTGGACGTAACTGTTAGAAGTATTGAAGTATTTAGTTACATTAATGTTACTGatgatttagtagcattaaaacattacatgtatgtttacatttaaagggcagtgttccataaattatttccggattaaagtgaaaattatTGAATTTTCGAGAGCATGTGAAGTCAGCATAAATCTCAAAATctaatgttgtgttgtttattgattttaaCAATCTGGCCAGTAGATGGCCCCCAAACCTAAGGAATTAGAATTTAAGAACTCATTACATCCTATTACTTGTACTCTTCATGTCATGCTTGCCTCTTAATTCCTCATTAcagaaagtatttttttttttaatgtttcaatgTAATTAACAGATTCTGTGTCTCACTTCATCTGTCTTTTCATCTcatatttttcttttcctttgaAAATCAGCCTGACGGTGTCCAGCTGCTTAGCTTTTCTGTTGCCATTGATGACAATCATTTCATCTCATACCCATCTACCCTCTGCAATACACCGGCAGACGGACTCCTCACACCAACATCTGATTTTTTCCCTACTCCCAATCAAGCTCCCTTCTGTGATGATCCATTTACTGTCTTCAGTGATCAGTCaaattctttgtttttctctgaTAAAGATTCTGGTCTTTCTAGTTTCATTTTGAATGGACCAGAATCCATTTTGGCTAAAGACTGCACTTCAGACATTAAGCGCCTTAATGGATTATGTGATGCCCAGTTGAAACGTAATACACTAAATGCGCAAGAACACAAAAGCAAACCCAACTTTAACCTGAATCCTTTTTGCATTACCTCATTAAACAACCCAACCATTTTAAATGGGTTATACAAATCCGGTCCCTCAGTCCTTTACAGTCCCCTTTTGTGTAATGGAGCAAGCGAATCCATCCCGTTGTTTAAAACCTCGCCCATCAGTAAAGCTGCTCAAAATGGAGGGTTGATGGTCCTTTGCCCTCCCCCTCAAAGCTTGAAGTGTGGAAGCATTCGGAGGAGGCGAGAGAAggtgaatattttaaaatagaaacaCCTATGTATTACTGCAAAGCCAAAAGTCAAGAGAGACTACAAGGACTGTGCTGTACACCAAAAATACAAACCCAGAAGAATGATCAAGTCatttttggttttattcatatttaaattcaataaaaaaatttttttttaaaaagtaaatcttGTACTTTAGTGTGAAGTTGTTTTcaggaatatttatttttttattgcgtTGAAGAGAAGTACTCTAAATCACATCATTGCACTCCAGCTTTACTTAATCAATATTATGATTCAAAAGGACCTTTTAGTCTGTCTTCTCAAGCTGAATGTAGTTGGTTCTGGCATCAGGTGTTGGGTTTTTCATCACATAAGGTAAAGAGATAGAAACTCACATTGTAATTTTGTGGTTAGGGCAGGGGTTTTCGAACTTTTCTGATGAATCCCGTTTACCTAAATTATTTCCTTGAAGTACCCCCTGAGATGAGgtatgtttttaatcatttattcttTTACTTAATTTACTATTTAATTTGATCTGTTTTAAAGTTTCAGTAGTGTTTTACatgtatattaataataataatagttagtTATAACAGAACTTAAGAACCCCCTGCAATTCTCTCACGAACGTCCAGGGGTCCGCGAATCCCAGTTTGGGAAAACCTGGTTTAGGGAAATGATTTTGCTCTTTTCGCTGCTAACACAAACTATGCATCTGTATCTGCGTCATACTAAAACGTctgattttctgttttttgttttaatattttataggaaattatatatgttttttGCTTTCAGTGATTGTCATGAGTAACCACATGCTGCACTGTGAACAGTCACATTTTCCTCTGAACATGCACCTCTTAGTAATCCTTTTGAACTATTAGCGTTCAGACTATTACCAgatttctttttgttgttttcatgtGCCTCCATTTTAATGTGAATGGCAAGTATTTAGTGAAGTAGCTTCtatttatatactttttttcaTGAGATTACTGAAAATGTAAACTCTAAAATAACACTGTGCCTCCGCAGTCACCTGGAAATGACCTGTTTGGAGCTGAGCTCTTTGCTCCGCCTACCCAAAATGAGTCTCTGCCCTCAAACCAAAACTCACCTATTCCAGCTGACCTATTCAACACCACATCGATCTCCACCATCACTGGTCTTGGTAAAACTGACAAGCTCATTCAGTTACAGTGTTAGATTTAAAGGGactgttcaccccaaaaatattCATctgccctcatgtcattcaaaacctaaatatgactctttattctgtgaaacacaaaaaaatatattttgagagatgtctcagtggttttgtgtccatacagtggatgTCAATGTggcccaatgttgtttggtcaccagtgttctttaaaatattttcttttgtgttctgtaggaGATAGAAAGTCTTTTAGGTTAGAAATGACATgattgtgtgtaaatgataaaaatacatTGCAATTCAAACACTTCAAACTGGATTTCaactatttttagtttttgatgTGGTATTCATTTTTTGTGGTATTCTGTAGGTTCGTTGTCTCTTGGCCCTGCTTCTGTCACCCAGACTCATGGAACAACCTCGTCTCCATGGGGTCAGACACCCGTGATGTTTCCTCCTCAGGGTGGTGTTCCTCATATAACCGTTCCAGGGGCACAACCTTACTCCCAGCCGCCTGCCTTTGGGGGCCTGCCTGCACAAGCTTGGGGGCAACAAGCAGCTTCACCTTTTGGTGCACCATCTGCCACACAAGCTTGGGGTCAACCAGGAACCACAGCACCAGCTGGAACCTGGCCTAACTCTGGGCCTATGGCCAACCCATTCCCATCAAACCAGTTTCCTCCCATGATGCCTCATACTGTGATGATGAGCGGCCAGCAGGGTTCACTTATTCCCCCTCGTCCTCCACCCCGTCCTCCTGTGAAAGAAGAATCGGCACCAGTTAAACGTGCCTTCATGGCTTTAGACCCTCTTGGAGAGAAGGAAAAGAAGACTGGGAAAGACATGTTCAAAGATTTCCAGATGGTCAAGCCCCAGAAAATTGAACAAGGAAATGGAGCAAGCACCACCAATGGTTCCTTTGACCAGTACTTTTCCAGTAAGGTTGGCTTGGCTCAGGAGGTGGCAGACCATGATGACTTTGACATTAACCAAATCCCAGTTAGCTCAAATGGTAAATTCTAAGATGTAATGCTGTGTGGCGTACAGTTTTGACAACTACATTTAAAATCTATCATCTTGTGTCCAGGGCCCTTCAAACCGGTTCCTCTGCAGTCCTTTCCTTCTGTTGCAGTAGTTCCAGGTCTAACACCAGCTCCAGCAGCAGGTCTTTTGGATGCTGCCTTCACTCCTAATCTGGCCCCTGCACGCACAAACCCAACTCCTGCAGCAGGCTCAAACATTTTTGATGACACTTTTGGAACCGACCCATTTGGTGCACCACCCCTGAAGACAGTATGTGCATTCACCTTTTTTAAGCTCACTTGGTTAAGTATTGGATTTTCAACACGAAGATCATAGGTTCGATTCGTGGGAACACATATACCGATGAAATGCATTGATTGAATGCAATTCAAGTAAATTTGGAAtaaaatgtctgccaaatgcattaatgtaaaaGGATAAAGTAAAAACAATTGTTTGATTGTCATTAgtattttgtaaaatgttgtGCGTTCCTATGCTTTTTAACTGTCACAGAGCACTCCCGCCACTCAGGCTGGTGCCCCTGCAATTGTTTTTGGAGACCCTTTTGGGGAAAATCCTTTCGCCTGAGAAACTTCGGCGCCTATGGTGAGTAATCACACATACTTCTCTCTCACTGTAGTGATGTCTTCTATGTATGCATTCTTTTTATGCATTAAGTTTTGTTGAGGTAATTCGTCTGTCCAATATTTCTCAGTTTCCAGTACACTCCCATTTATCTGATGCCACTGAGGACCACACAAGCACTATGGAGTTGTTTCCAGCATTCCACttcatagaaaacaatgtgcacTTTAACCTTTTGCCTGTATTCTGTGCTTTACGATTCTCATTCCCACTGTATATCTGCTGAAACATCTCTTTCTGTGCTTTTATAACTGATCGCAGATCAGCCCTTCTCTTCCATTCGATACAAATCATCCTTTTAAACCAAAGTCATTCATCAGCATGCACAGTGAGGTGAAAGGTTCTGTTGAAGTGTCTCAAAGGAAGGAAAACGAAAGAATGTTGTATGATTTTTGTATACGAATATCCTAAGCATTTATGATGAAGTCAAATGTTTTGCCATAATgatttgtcattaaaaaaactgacTGATTCTGTGACCCCCTTGTGTGCGAGTTTGTATTTACACAAACCTTCATATAGTTTTGTTGAATTTAGTATATTTTGAAGTtgttaaaacatttgtgtttcatcACATCGTAGTATAGCTTTTATTTGGCTCAAAATGTTGTTTACAAAGCAGAGGTACTTTCTAAGCTGACATAAAGGTTGTAAGCACATACTGTTCTACAACAAAGTTTGTTACCATGGTAAACAAAAGAGTACCAAGATGTGACAACACTACAGAGGCTACTAATGAAACAACACCGTTGCCAGTGTACCTATTGTCATTCACCAAGAATTTGCCATTACCCCTTCAGCTCTATACAGACCGGATGACATCAGACTGTGTAACACTGTGTTGAAAAACTTGTGCAGAGTGTTTGTTGATGTTTGGGTTGAAGGCTAAATAAGAGTCGCAGTATAAAAGATATTAAGTGATGTGTTTCTGTAGCTTTCCATGGGTTTGCAAATCCTATTTCTGTTGCTGAATACAGTAGAGACTTGTGATTTCTAAACCTAAAAACCAAAACATTTAAGTTGGCTGTAATCATGCCTCGTCCTTTATTTTGCCGGAATGGTTGCTGGGACCCGTTCGAGGAGAAGACGCAAATGAATCTTTTTGACCAAAACACAGGTCTCCCGTGTTTTCTTGAACCAGGTGAGGTTAGCTGGATAGATTCAACCAGGAAACGATTAACTGCATTCTCCTGGTCTGGATCTTTGTGCTTGCCTCTCTTTAACTCTTTGCGCATGGAGATTCTACCTACATGCATTGGACCCCAAGGGCATATTTCTGATGCTGCGTGTAAACAGACCGAACAAAACTGGAAAGTTTGTCTCGATGTTAATCCATATTCTCTAGAGGATATTAGCATCAAAACCAAGGAGGGATATTTGGAGATAACAGGTAAGAGAACATATTGTTTTGATCAAGATTGCCAGAGATTCCATAGATTTTAAATGcattccttttttctttttaaaggtaATCGTGAGGAAAGGCAAGAAAACAACAGATTAATCTCCAGAAGCTTTACAAGAAAATACAAGTAAGGGAAGCttgtgttaaatatttttgcaatagctttttataaatttaatgcaaaCGGAATTGTGAAATGGAAAGTGAGCCAAACAACACGACTTTATCTTTCCAAATTCCGTGATATTGATTCTATATCACCAAATTTCTTGTGTCATTTATTAGGCTTCCATTCGACTTGGACCCAAAACAGATCAGCACCGTGCTGTCTCCAGATGGTATTCTCTCAGTGGAGGCGCCATTAACTGGATCTGAAGTTGCCCTCCCTGATGAGACTGTCATCCCTATTCGCATGATGGACAAACCTGGGTTCCACTAGAGTAACATCCATTTTCTAACCTTGTCGTATAGTCCGTTTTCTTAAATGACTCATGTTCATAGTAATGAcagtatgtgtttttaaaatgcatgaacaCATTTCTTGCAATAACGTTAAATATGCGTATCAATACTGGCTTTGAGAGAATATTGTATATCGTAAATAGTTAATGTTCTGAAATGAGCTCTGTTACTTTGGTTTAAATATTTTGCCTAgccttttaaaaaatacataaccTGCGGTTAAGATTTATTTATGGCCTATTGTTTCCCCAATGTTAGGCTTTTTAGATCAAATTAAACATTTCAGGAACAAATAACGTCTTATGCTATAAAGCAAAGCCAAGATAATTACTTGTTTCTGTGAGACTTTCAGTATTTGGTTTAAATTGCTGATATAAAATTTCTATGAATAACAAATATCGAACACAAAGtgtgaaaaatgtttaaaagatgtttaaaagtatttttaaaaagtcttctagacattctgtaaaaatagagCATTTAACGAAATCTAATCTAACAAAATTGAGAGCATCCAGTGACATCCTGTAGGTGGTGGTGCTGGTACACAGCAATGGAGTGGATAGACGCTCTGTTCTCGCAAAGTACACCAAAGCTGCTGTAAGGCAAGCCTCCAATCATAGCAAAAAAGGCACGAGGAAGTAAATTAATCGACAGCCTATTCGGTAATCTTCAACATTTTGCACTAAAGTACTTTTGTTGGAAACCTTATGTTGTTTTACTCTAATGAAATTACTTTATTTACTTCTTTACTACCACcaatttaatattatctttAAAGAACTGTAAAGAAACTGTACAAAGTCATTTGTAACTGAAGGTTGTGAAATCCACTGCCATTATTGATTCTTGACACTTTCTTCAATGATAGAACAGCAGAACTTGGTTTCTTCTAATGATAGAACATCTCTTTCTTGTGTGGCAGGGTTTCCATCTTTGGTTTCATTCTTGGGGTGATCATATGGAGACAAATTTTCCCTTACATCCACAGAGACACTATAACTATTTTTGTACATGTTCCACATTTCATCTTCACTTTCATCACCTTACTCAAGAACAGTCCTCAGATAACATAGTTTCAGTTACACTATGCCTGGTAAAGATACACTATGCCTGGTAAAGAAGaggcacatactgtacagtacaggcTGTGATTAGCTCTGTGTCCCTGCTTTTGCCATTGTATGCTTCAATTGTAAATTCTGAGTATAAAAGTCCTCTACAAAGACaatgtacatatactgtatgtccatATATGTGTATTTTTAATTGATACtcataaattctttaaaaagtaACTGGATGTGTGTTATC contains:
- the dab2 gene encoding disabled homolog 2, which encodes MCQDSMMKLKGMAIAARSQGKHKQRIWVNISLTGIKIVDDKTGVIEHEHVVNKISFIARDVTDNRAFGYVCGAEGQHQFFAIKTAQQAEPLVTDLKDLFQLIFNMRKKEQEAAQKGEANNPVIENGGDALLTLDGKDNAVKTVEQMNLFGDMSTPPDIHSPTPDGVQLLSFSVAIDDNHFISYPSTLCNTPADGLLTPTSDFFPTPNQAPFCDDPFTVFSDQSNSLFFSDKDSGLSSFILNGPESILAKDCTSDIKRLNGLCDAQLKRNTLNAQEHKSKPNFNLNPFCITSLNNPTILNGLYKSGPSVLYSPLLCNGASESIPLFKTSPISKAAQNGGLMVLCPPPQSLKCGSIRRRREKSPGNDLFGAELFAPPTQNESLPSNQNSPIPADLFNTTSISTITGLGSLSLGPASVTQTHGTTSSPWGQTPVMFPPQGGVPHITVPGAQPYSQPPAFGGLPAQAWGQQAASPFGAPSATQAWGQPGTTAPAGTWPNSGPMANPFPSNQFPPMMPHTVMMSGQQGSLIPPRPPPRPPVKEESAPVKRAFMALDPLGEKEKKTGKDMFKDFQMVKPQKIEQGNGASTTNGSFDQYFSSKVGLAQEVADHDDFDINQIPVSSNGPFKPVPLQSFPSVAVVPGLTPAPAAGLLDAAFTPNLAPARTNPTPAAGSNIFDDTFGTDPFGAPPLKTSTPATQAGAPAIVFGDPFGENPFA
- the hspb15 gene encoding heat shock protein, alpha-crystallin-related, b15, producing the protein MPRPLFCRNGCWDPFEEKTQMNLFDQNTGLPCFLEPGEVSWIDSTRKRLTAFSWSGSLCLPLFNSLRMEILPTCIGPQGHISDAACKQTEQNWKVCLDVNPYSLEDISIKTKEGYLEITGNREERQENNRLISRSFTRKYKLPFDLDPKQISTVLSPDGILSVEAPLTGSEVALPDETVIPIRMMDKPGFH